The following are encoded together in the Falsiruegeria litorea R37 genome:
- a CDS encoding dimethylsulfonioproprionate lyase family protein: MTLDAVLEAARQLHAAHPDLNGFAPWPDDLTPSGLQPRAVPATDLVANLPLPGTSQTDPLVQAVKKATHLASWKRTYSEEEVGADFRNRYGYFELFGPTGHYYSTRLRGYIGYWGERLSYDWHSHEAEELYLNIAGEATFYADEDEACVKAGETRAHTGWQSHAMVTNNQPILTFVLWRGAGMADLPQMDAA, translated from the coding sequence ATGACCCTCGACGCTGTCCTTGAAGCCGCCCGGCAGTTGCATGCTGCGCACCCTGATCTGAACGGGTTCGCTCCCTGGCCGGATGATCTGACCCCATCTGGCCTGCAACCGCGCGCCGTTCCCGCCACTGACTTGGTCGCGAACTTGCCGCTGCCGGGAACCTCGCAAACGGATCCATTGGTACAGGCGGTCAAGAAGGCCACACATCTGGCCAGCTGGAAACGCACCTATTCCGAGGAGGAGGTCGGCGCCGACTTCCGCAACCGCTACGGCTATTTTGAGCTCTTCGGCCCCACCGGCCATTATTACTCAACCCGGCTGCGTGGCTATATCGGTTATTGGGGCGAGCGGTTGAGCTATGACTGGCACAGCCACGAGGCTGAGGAGTTGTACCTCAACATCGCGGGTGAGGCGACGTTCTACGCTGATGAGGATGAGGCCTGCGTCAAAGCGGGTGAAACCCGTGCCCACACCGGCTGGCAAAGCCACGCGATGGTGACAAACAACCAGCCCATCCTGACCTTTGTGCTGTGGCGCGGCGCGGGCATGGCCGATCTGCCGCAAATGGACGCCGCATGA
- a CDS encoding mandelate racemase/muconate lactonizing enzyme family protein — translation MKITRIRIFQTDLPYVGGEYVWGAGNAINVAQASVVVIDTDAGLQGCGEFTPCGENYMVAHSEGVPALARLIAPHLLGEDPCNVARIEQVMDHLVQGHGYAKSAFDAACWDLLGQSLNAPLWAVWGGKLTDGAPMYRVAPQKGTSETIAEMEGYRAQGYRQFQIKVGGDWAADIDRIRSTVPLLKPGEKAMADANQGWRVDNAIRVARATHDLDYILEQPCRTYAECLQVRARTDLPMKLDECVTGMAVAQQIVADRAAELVCLKISNLGGLSKARRVRDYLVENRIPVVAEDTWGGEITSAALAHFAATTPPEYLHNTTDLMNYNTRSTGIGGPEARDGKLYATNTPGLGVAADFDSLGTPVEEFVQ, via the coding sequence ATGAAAATCACCCGCATCCGCATCTTTCAGACGGACCTGCCCTATGTGGGTGGGGAGTATGTCTGGGGCGCGGGCAATGCGATCAACGTGGCGCAGGCCTCGGTCGTGGTGATCGACACAGACGCAGGACTGCAGGGGTGTGGTGAGTTCACGCCCTGCGGCGAGAACTACATGGTCGCGCATTCCGAAGGGGTGCCCGCGCTGGCCCGACTGATCGCGCCACATCTGCTGGGCGAGGACCCTTGCAACGTGGCCCGGATAGAGCAGGTCATGGACCATTTGGTGCAGGGACACGGCTATGCCAAATCGGCGTTTGATGCGGCCTGTTGGGATCTTCTGGGACAGTCGTTGAACGCGCCCCTTTGGGCAGTGTGGGGCGGCAAGCTGACCGATGGTGCGCCCATGTACCGCGTCGCGCCACAGAAAGGCACCAGCGAGACCATCGCCGAGATGGAGGGCTATCGCGCGCAGGGCTATCGCCAGTTTCAGATCAAGGTGGGCGGTGATTGGGCCGCCGATATTGACCGTATCCGGTCTACCGTGCCGTTGCTGAAACCGGGCGAAAAGGCGATGGCGGACGCCAATCAGGGCTGGCGCGTTGACAATGCGATCCGTGTGGCCCGAGCCACGCATGACCTGGACTATATCCTGGAACAACCCTGCCGCACTTATGCTGAGTGTCTGCAGGTGCGCGCCCGGACCGACCTGCCGATGAAGCTGGATGAATGCGTGACCGGCATGGCTGTGGCGCAGCAGATTGTGGCAGATCGCGCTGCTGAGCTTGTGTGCCTCAAGATCTCGAACCTTGGTGGCCTCTCCAAAGCCCGCCGTGTGCGGGATTACCTGGTCGAGAACCGCATTCCGGTTGTGGCCGAAGACACCTGGGGCGGAGAGATCACCAGCGCCGCACTTGCCCATTTCGCAGCCACCACGCCACCCGAGTATCTGCACAACACCACCGATCTGATGAACTACAACACCCGATCAACCGGCATCGGCGGGCCAGAGGCACGCGACGGCAAGCTGTACGCCACAAACACGCCGGGGCTTGGTGTTGCCGCTGATTTCGACAGTCTCGGCACCCCGGTAGAGGAGTTTGTCCAATGA
- a CDS encoding cupin domain-containing protein, with protein MTEQAKATQMIDDNRVRVTRFDFTPGAETGWHRHAMDYVITAVTDCHMRLELPDGTTNEVTVPAGTSYRRDEGVEHNVINASDQPMSFVEVELK; from the coding sequence ATGACAGAGCAAGCCAAAGCCACTCAGATGATCGACGACAACCGGGTTCGGGTCACTCGGTTCGATTTCACGCCCGGCGCAGAAACCGGCTGGCACCGCCATGCCATGGATTACGTCATCACCGCAGTCACCGACTGTCACATGCGGCTGGAACTGCCCGACGGCACGACGAACGAGGTCACCGTCCCTGCAGGCACCTCTTATCGACGCGACGAAGGTGTCGAACACAATGTCATCAACGCCTCGGATCAGCCGATGAGCTTTGTTGAAGTGGAATTGAAATGA
- a CDS encoding mandelate racemase/muconate lactonizing enzyme family protein translates to MKITRITVYHVDLPLEHPYWLSGGRLKFEVLDATLVKLETDEGLVGWGEGTPWGHTYVPAHGPGIRAGIETMAPFIIGLDPRRVLDVERAMDLALPGHLYAKSPIDMACWDIAGQAAGLPIADLMGGGSRTPRPTASSVGAKTVAETRAVVDRYRQRGYVAHSVKIGGDVERDIERVRDMEDIRRPGEIVLYDVNRGWTRQQALRVMRATEDLHVMFEQPCETLDDIAAIRPLHSAPVSVDESLVTLQDAARIARDGLAEVFGIKLNRVGGLTKAARMRDIALAHGIDMFVMATGGSVLADTEALHLAATIPDENCHAVWACQDMLTLDIAGGRGPRNIDGHLHLPETPGLGVHPDEDALGDPVAVYTP, encoded by the coding sequence ATGAAAATCACCCGCATCACGGTCTATCACGTCGACCTGCCGCTCGAGCATCCCTATTGGCTTTCAGGCGGGCGGCTCAAGTTCGAAGTATTGGATGCCACGCTGGTCAAGCTTGAAACCGACGAGGGGCTTGTTGGGTGGGGCGAGGGCACGCCGTGGGGGCACACATATGTGCCTGCTCATGGCCCTGGCATCCGTGCCGGGATCGAAACGATGGCACCCTTCATCATTGGCCTTGATCCGCGCCGTGTGCTGGATGTGGAGCGCGCGATGGATCTGGCACTGCCGGGGCATCTTTATGCCAAATCCCCTATCGATATGGCCTGCTGGGATATCGCAGGGCAGGCGGCGGGCCTGCCAATTGCCGATCTGATGGGCGGTGGCTCGCGCACACCGCGCCCGACTGCCTCGTCGGTCGGGGCTAAGACGGTGGCCGAGACCCGCGCCGTCGTCGACCGCTACCGCCAGCGCGGCTATGTCGCCCATTCCGTCAAGATCGGCGGCGACGTGGAACGCGACATCGAACGCGTCCGCGATATGGAAGACATTCGCCGCCCCGGTGAGATCGTGCTCTACGACGTCAACCGGGGCTGGACCCGGCAGCAAGCGCTGCGCGTAATGCGCGCGACCGAGGATCTGCACGTGATGTTCGAACAACCCTGTGAAACCCTCGACGACATCGCCGCCATCCGTCCGCTGCATTCAGCCCCGGTCAGTGTCGACGAAAGCCTCGTCACCCTGCAAGACGCCGCCCGCATTGCTCGCGATGGTCTGGCCGAGGTGTTTGGGATCAAGCTCAACCGTGTTGGCGGCCTGACCAAGGCTGCCCGCATGCGCGACATCGCGTTGGCCCATGGCATCGACATGTTCGTCATGGCCACCGGCGGCTCGGTCCTGGCCGACACCGAAGCGCTCCATCTGGCGGCCACTATCCCGGATGAGAATTGCCACGCGGTCTGGGCTTGTCAGGACATGCTGACGCTCGACATCGCCGGTGGTCGCGGCCCGCGCAATATCGACGGCCACCTGCACCTGCCCGAAACTCCGGGCCTCGGTGTGCATCCTGACGAAGATGCGCTGGGCGATCCAGTGGCGGTTTACACCCCATGA
- a CDS encoding mandelate racemase/muconate lactonizing enzyme family protein, whose protein sequence is MKLTRISLWHVPLTSHTAYYMADGKTCDTVETVVVALEADSGLTGWGEVCPIPHYLPAYACGVAPAVQEMAPVLLGADPVGPEALMAKLDRHLQGHVYAKSALDIALWDLTGQAANLPLHALLGGRRADTMPLYHSITCVAPDEMARIAQTAYQSGMRQFQVKLGADADWQADVARLRKVREAVGDGPLVYGDWNCGATSLDATRVGRAVADLDIMLEQPCATIDDCARVRDATGLPMKLDENAHDTASLLAGHAQGCMDAVALKLSKFGGLSATRRARDLCLHLGAKMCIEDTWGSDITTAALLHLGVSTDPARVLNVCDLSGYVAPRLAPDGPTRDQGRIAPPDGPGLGIRPDKDVLGPPDLVLD, encoded by the coding sequence ATGAAACTCACGCGCATTTCCCTATGGCACGTGCCGCTCACGTCGCACACCGCCTATTATATGGCCGACGGCAAAACCTGTGATACGGTTGAAACGGTGGTCGTGGCCCTTGAAGCCGACAGTGGCCTGACCGGGTGGGGAGAGGTCTGCCCGATCCCCCATTACCTGCCCGCCTACGCCTGTGGTGTGGCGCCGGCGGTGCAAGAGATGGCCCCGGTGCTGCTCGGCGCTGATCCTGTCGGCCCCGAGGCGCTGATGGCCAAACTCGACAGACATCTGCAAGGTCACGTCTACGCCAAATCTGCACTCGATATCGCCCTATGGGACCTGACGGGCCAGGCCGCCAACCTGCCGCTTCATGCACTTCTTGGTGGGCGCCGCGCCGACACGATGCCGCTCTATCATTCGATCACCTGCGTCGCGCCCGATGAAATGGCCCGCATCGCCCAGACCGCTTATCAGTCAGGTATGCGCCAGTTTCAGGTCAAGCTGGGCGCCGACGCGGATTGGCAGGCCGATGTCGCCCGCTTGCGCAAAGTACGCGAAGCGGTCGGCGACGGGCCGCTGGTCTATGGCGACTGGAACTGCGGCGCCACCTCGTTGGATGCCACCCGCGTAGGTCGCGCCGTAGCCGATCTGGACATTATGCTCGAGCAGCCTTGCGCCACCATCGACGATTGCGCCCGGGTTCGCGACGCCACGGGCCTGCCGATGAAACTCGACGAAAACGCCCATGACACGGCCAGCCTGTTGGCGGGGCACGCGCAGGGCTGCATGGATGCAGTCGCGCTGAAATTGTCGAAATTCGGCGGTCTCTCGGCCACGCGTCGTGCCCGCGATCTGTGCCTGCATTTGGGCGCCAAGATGTGCATCGAAGACACCTGGGGCTCGGACATCACCACAGCCGCGCTGCTCCATCTGGGCGTGTCGACCGATCCAGCCCGCGTTCTGAACGTCTGCGATCTGTCAGGCTATGTGGCCCCGCGGCTCGCCCCTGATGGTCCCACACGCGATCAAGGACGGATCGCACCACCAGACGGACCCGGTCTTGGCATTCGACCTGACAAAGATGTGCTCGGCCCACCCGATCTCGTTCTTGACTGA
- a CDS encoding aspartate aminotransferase family protein — MDKILSQADWFERAQSVLPGGGFGNFDPTMFIRDGKGSRVWDENGKEYVDFLIGSGPMLLGHGHPEVLDAVAEQLPKGMTFFANNAAGVELAEEICRAVPCADQIRYVSSGGEADMYAIRLARAFTGRDKVVKFEGGYHGMSAEAQMSLAPSRMVNFPQAVPDSAGIPESVRAEMLIAPFNDPDYIRSLLAEHGDQVAAIIVEPLQRIIPPAPGFLQLLRDEADKYGIVLIFDEVVTGFRFSYGGAQELYGVTPDVATLGKVIGGGFPLAAIAGRADIMAHFDKAAVGADKWLMQLGTLSGNPVAAVAGLKTMEVLRRDGAYDQLRANGQRLMDMAGAALSAQGIAHQIVGDPTLFEIVFAEAQPRDYRDTFNADTARATKFNAVLMQEGIFKAPGKTYPSLALTEDDFDLTQRAYETAAAFLIQ; from the coding sequence ATGGACAAAATCCTCTCACAAGCCGATTGGTTCGAACGCGCCCAATCCGTCCTGCCAGGCGGCGGCTTTGGTAACTTTGACCCGACCATGTTCATTCGCGATGGCAAAGGCAGCCGGGTCTGGGACGAAAACGGCAAGGAATACGTCGACTTCCTGATCGGCTCGGGCCCGATGCTGTTGGGCCATGGCCACCCCGAGGTGCTCGACGCGGTGGCAGAACAACTCCCCAAGGGCATGACGTTCTTTGCCAACAACGCCGCAGGTGTCGAACTGGCCGAAGAGATCTGCCGCGCCGTGCCGTGCGCCGATCAGATCCGTTATGTCTCGTCCGGCGGCGAGGCCGATATGTACGCGATCCGTCTGGCCCGTGCCTTTACCGGGCGCGACAAAGTGGTGAAATTCGAAGGCGGTTATCACGGTATGAGCGCCGAGGCGCAGATGAGCCTTGCGCCGTCGCGCATGGTCAACTTCCCGCAGGCGGTCCCGGACAGCGCAGGCATCCCCGAAAGCGTGCGCGCCGAGATGCTGATTGCGCCGTTCAACGATCCCGACTACATTCGCTCGCTTCTGGCCGAGCATGGCGATCAGGTTGCGGCGATCATTGTCGAACCCTTGCAACGGATCATCCCACCCGCGCCCGGTTTCCTGCAGTTGCTGCGCGATGAGGCCGACAAATATGGCATTGTCCTGATCTTTGACGAAGTGGTTACCGGCTTTCGCTTCTCCTATGGCGGAGCGCAGGAACTCTACGGTGTGACGCCGGATGTAGCGACTCTGGGCAAGGTTATCGGCGGCGGGTTCCCCTTGGCTGCAATTGCAGGGCGCGCGGACATAATGGCCCATTTCGACAAGGCGGCTGTGGGCGCGGACAAATGGCTCATGCAACTGGGCACGCTTTCGGGCAACCCGGTGGCGGCCGTTGCGGGCCTCAAAACGATGGAAGTGCTGCGCCGCGATGGGGCCTATGACCAGCTACGCGCCAATGGTCAGCGTCTGATGGATATGGCGGGGGCGGCTTTGTCTGCGCAGGGTATTGCGCATCAGATTGTGGGCGATCCAACCCTGTTCGAAATCGTCTTCGCCGAGGCACAGCCCCGCGACTATCGCGACACGTTCAATGCTGATACCGCGAGGGCGACCAAGTTCAACGCGGTTCTGATGCAAGAGGGCATCTTCAAGGCGCCTGGCAAGACCTATCCCTCGCTGGCTTTGACTGAAGATGACTTCGATTTGACGCAGCGGGCCTATGAAACCGCTGCGGCATTTTTGATCCAATAA
- a CDS encoding FkbM family methyltransferase has translation MTDSQTIAAECLGVKVPMTRFLHEKRIERIKAARYEGQEIEGSLHVVTPDDTVLEIGAGIGLVGAVIARNAKPKAIHSFEANPELMDAINDLYVLNDLQDRISVTNQVLISAADRPDTLQFHIRTSYLGSSLLNPGNRPSNVVDVPTASFSQVCEQIKPTVLVMDIEGGELDLLRHADLKPFRAVVLEFHPESYGVEGMRECKTILTEAGFERVDEKSTRTVWTCVRS, from the coding sequence GTGACCGATTCACAGACCATCGCCGCAGAATGCCTTGGCGTCAAAGTACCCATGACGCGGTTCCTGCACGAAAAGCGGATCGAACGGATCAAGGCCGCCCGCTATGAGGGGCAAGAGATCGAAGGCTCTCTTCATGTGGTGACGCCTGACGATACGGTTTTGGAAATCGGTGCGGGTATCGGGTTGGTCGGGGCTGTCATAGCCCGTAATGCAAAACCCAAGGCGATCCATTCGTTTGAGGCAAACCCGGAACTCATGGACGCCATCAACGATCTTTATGTGCTTAACGACCTGCAAGATCGTATTTCTGTCACCAATCAGGTTCTTATCAGCGCTGCAGACCGGCCTGACACCCTGCAATTCCACATACGCACCAGCTATTTGGGGTCGTCTCTCTTGAACCCCGGCAATCGCCCTTCCAATGTGGTGGATGTGCCAACCGCGTCTTTTTCGCAGGTGTGCGAGCAAATCAAGCCGACCGTTTTGGTAATGGACATCGAAGGCGGCGAACTGGACCTTCTACGTCATGCCGACCTCAAACCGTTCCGTGCTGTGGTGTTGGAATTTCACCCCGAGTCCTATGGCGTTGAGGGGATGCGCGAATGCAAAACCATTTTGACAGAGGCCGGGTTCGAACGCGTTGACGAAAAATCCACACGTACCGTCTGGACCTGTGTACGATCCTAG
- a CDS encoding 3-hydroxyacyl-CoA dehydrogenase NAD-binding domain-containing protein — protein MSEAIGYELIGDIAVLSAQNPPVNALGLDVRQGLVDGMARAEADGAKAVLIYGEGRTYFAGADIREFGRPPTEPLLPNVCTRIESSPLIVVSALHGTALGGGLEIALGSHYRIAVPSARVGLPEVLIGVMPGAGGSQRLPRLIGVDASVDIITSGRQVGAKEALELGILDRVEDGAPRDIGLAYARELIDSGAERRPISEMRAPKAVDFDALYDVVFKKSRGMIAPATAVRGIQASCELPFVQGMYRERELFMELMASDQRQGMIHAFFSERAVGKLPELKGIKPRDLNAIGVIGGGTMGAGIATAALLSGLSVVMLEMSAEAAEAAKGRIEGNLGGALKRGKLSQAQFEDLTTKALTLSTNYEALSDVDLVIEAVFEDMEVKKKVFTQLDAVCKPGAVLASNTSYLDINEIAACTNRPEDVIGLHFFSPAHVMKLLEVVVADATAPDVVATGFMLGARMRKISVRAGVCDGFIGNRILSTYRTCADHMILDGASPYQIDKALTDFGFAMGPFAVADLAGLDIGWSVRKRKRAEGLDPRARDSSYADKLCEDGHFGQKTGKGYYIYDAGKRAGVPNPDVMPMIASERLVKGITAREFTDEEIVRRYMAAMVNEAAKVVGEGIARRPLDVDVTLLYGYGFPRYRGGPLKWADMVGLPALLADIKTWAEEDDYFWQPAPLLEQLVAEGRTFDDLNKEAAQ, from the coding sequence ATGTCAGAGGCAATTGGGTATGAGTTGATCGGGGATATCGCGGTGTTGTCCGCTCAAAATCCGCCGGTCAATGCTTTGGGTTTGGATGTGCGCCAGGGACTGGTGGACGGGATGGCGCGCGCAGAAGCCGATGGCGCCAAGGCGGTGCTGATATATGGCGAAGGGCGCACATATTTTGCGGGTGCCGACATTCGTGAATTTGGAAGGCCGCCGACCGAACCTCTTTTGCCCAACGTCTGCACGCGCATCGAATCCTCACCGCTGATTGTTGTTTCGGCATTGCACGGGACTGCTTTGGGCGGCGGTCTCGAGATCGCGCTTGGTTCACATTATCGCATTGCAGTTCCCTCGGCGCGGGTGGGTCTGCCCGAAGTGCTGATCGGGGTCATGCCTGGAGCAGGCGGATCGCAACGGTTGCCTCGTCTCATTGGGGTCGACGCCTCGGTGGACATAATCACATCGGGCCGTCAGGTCGGGGCCAAAGAGGCGCTTGAGCTGGGGATCCTTGACCGTGTCGAAGACGGGGCTCCGCGCGATATCGGCTTGGCCTATGCTCGTGAATTGATTGACAGCGGTGCGGAACGCCGTCCCATCAGCGAAATGCGTGCGCCCAAAGCGGTCGATTTCGATGCGCTCTATGATGTGGTGTTCAAGAAAAGTCGCGGCATGATTGCACCGGCCACAGCCGTGCGTGGTATTCAGGCTAGCTGTGAGCTGCCGTTTGTCCAAGGTATGTATCGTGAACGCGAGTTGTTCATGGAACTCATGGCCTCGGATCAACGCCAAGGGATGATCCATGCATTCTTCTCGGAACGGGCCGTTGGCAAACTGCCAGAGCTCAAGGGTATCAAACCGCGCGATTTGAACGCCATCGGCGTGATTGGCGGCGGAACCATGGGGGCTGGTATTGCTACTGCGGCTTTGCTGTCGGGGCTGTCGGTCGTGATGCTTGAAATGTCAGCCGAAGCAGCCGAGGCCGCCAAGGGCCGGATCGAAGGGAACCTGGGTGGAGCCTTGAAACGAGGCAAGCTGAGTCAGGCGCAGTTCGAGGACCTGACAACCAAAGCGCTGACTCTCTCGACAAATTATGAGGCGCTCAGCGACGTCGATTTGGTGATTGAGGCTGTGTTCGAGGACATGGAGGTCAAGAAAAAGGTTTTCACGCAGTTGGATGCCGTATGCAAACCCGGCGCGGTTTTGGCCTCGAACACTTCCTATCTCGACATCAATGAAATCGCGGCTTGCACCAATCGGCCCGAGGATGTGATTGGGCTGCACTTCTTCTCTCCTGCGCATGTGATGAAACTGCTCGAGGTGGTGGTGGCCGATGCGACCGCGCCGGATGTGGTTGCCACGGGCTTTATGCTTGGCGCGCGGATGCGCAAAATCTCGGTTCGCGCCGGTGTCTGCGACGGGTTCATCGGAAATCGTATCCTGTCCACCTATCGGACCTGCGCCGATCACATGATTCTGGACGGAGCATCGCCTTACCAGATCGACAAGGCATTGACCGACTTCGGCTTTGCCATGGGCCCATTTGCCGTGGCCGATCTGGCCGGTCTGGATATCGGGTGGTCAGTGCGCAAGCGCAAACGGGCTGAGGGGCTCGATCCCCGCGCACGAGACAGCTCTTACGCGGACAAGCTGTGCGAGGATGGCCATTTCGGCCAGAAAACCGGCAAGGGGTACTACATTTACGATGCCGGTAAACGGGCCGGTGTTCCCAACCCGGATGTGATGCCCATGATCGCGTCCGAACGCCTGGTCAAAGGGATCACAGCGCGTGAATTCACCGACGAAGAGATCGTGCGTCGGTATATGGCTGCTATGGTCAACGAAGCCGCCAAGGTGGTTGGCGAAGGCATCGCGCGACGACCGCTCGATGTGGATGTGACTCTGCTCTATGGTTATGGGTTTCCGCGCTATCGCGGAGGGCCGTTGAAATGGGCCGACATGGTGGGATTGCCGGCGTTGCTGGCCGATATCAAGACATGGGCAGAGGAAGACGACTACTTCTGGCAACCCGCCCCCCTTCTTGAACAACTCGTGGCCGAGGGCCGCACCTTTGATGACCTGAACAAGGAAGCTGCACAATGA
- a CDS encoding acetyl-CoA C-acyltransferase: protein MKQAVIVSTARTGLAKSFRGSFNMTHGASMGGHAVQAAVERAGLQGSDIEDCVIGCGLPEGETGGNIGRQIAIRAGLPVTASGMTVNRFCSSGLQAIAQAANAITQEGAGPMVAGGVESISLVQSKMRPAPDPWILEHKPAIYMTMIETADIVAERYGLSREYQDEYSLRSQQRIAAAQEAGKFADEIVPMTTTMAVKDKETGEISQKEVVVDRDECNRPGTTLEGLAGLDPVRGAGNHVTAGNASQLSDGAAAVVLMEAGEAEKRGLEPLGAFKGFAVAGCEPDEMGIGPVFAVPRLLERHGLKVDDIDLWELNEAFASQCLYSRDRLGIDPEKYNVNGGSIAIGHPFGMTGARMTGHLMLEGKRRGAKLGVVTMCIGGGMGAAGLFEIY from the coding sequence ATGAAACAGGCCGTAATCGTATCCACCGCCCGCACCGGGCTGGCAAAATCATTCCGCGGGTCGTTCAACATGACCCATGGCGCAAGCATGGGCGGTCACGCGGTTCAGGCCGCTGTCGAGCGGGCCGGACTGCAGGGCTCGGACATCGAGGACTGCGTGATTGGCTGTGGCCTACCCGAGGGGGAAACCGGCGGCAACATCGGCCGCCAGATCGCGATCCGTGCTGGTTTGCCGGTGACGGCATCGGGCATGACCGTGAACCGCTTCTGTTCGTCGGGCTTGCAGGCTATCGCGCAGGCCGCCAACGCGATCACGCAAGAGGGCGCAGGCCCGATGGTGGCGGGCGGGGTCGAAAGCATCTCGCTGGTGCAGTCGAAAATGCGCCCGGCACCCGATCCGTGGATCCTGGAACACAAGCCCGCGATCTACATGACAATGATCGAGACTGCAGACATTGTGGCCGAACGGTATGGTCTGAGCCGCGAGTATCAGGATGAATACTCTTTGCGCAGCCAGCAGCGAATTGCAGCCGCGCAAGAGGCGGGGAAGTTCGCGGACGAGATCGTGCCCATGACCACGACCATGGCAGTCAAGGACAAGGAAACGGGCGAGATTTCGCAGAAAGAGGTCGTGGTCGACCGTGACGAATGCAACCGCCCGGGTACAACGCTGGAGGGGCTGGCGGGATTGGACCCCGTGCGTGGCGCAGGAAACCACGTGACAGCAGGCAATGCTTCGCAACTCAGCGATGGCGCAGCGGCGGTGGTGCTGATGGAAGCAGGTGAGGCCGAAAAGCGCGGGTTGGAACCCTTGGGCGCGTTCAAGGGCTTTGCTGTTGCAGGCTGTGAACCCGATGAGATGGGCATCGGTCCAGTCTTTGCGGTGCCGCGTCTGTTGGAGCGGCATGGGCTGAAAGTGGATGACATTGACCTGTGGGAGCTGAACGAGGCCTTTGCGAGCCAATGTCTCTATTCCCGCGACCGGCTGGGGATCGACCCCGAGAAGTACAACGTCAACGGCGGCTCGATCGCGATTGGGCACCCGTTCGGTATGACCGGCGCCCGTATGACCGGTCATCTGATGCTGGAAGGCAAGCGTCGCGGCGCCAAGTTGGGCGTCGTGACCATGTGCATCGGCGGTGGCATGGGCGCGGCTGGCCTGTTCGAGATTTACTGA
- a CDS encoding acyl-CoA dehydrogenase family protein: MDLSYTEEELAFRDEVRAFLEEKLPKDMSDKIRRGEHIGKEGHELWHSILNEKGWLSFNWPKEFGGAEWNAVQRHIFEDECAAAYAPRIVPFGLSMLAPVLQKFGSKEQQDHYLPRILDGTDWWCQGYSEPGAGSDLASLKTRAVRDGDHYVVNGQKTWTTLGQYADWIFCLVRTDPDAKQQEGISFLLIDMNTPGIEVRPIVLLDGTPEVNEVFFDNVRVPVENLVGEENKGWTYAKYLLTHERTGIAGVGFSRAGLDAVKRVARQESANGRPLIENPHFAARLAQVEIDLMAMSTTNLRIISQAAAGQAPGVESSMLKVKGTIIRQEINDLARRAVGPYAMPFVSEAVEGNNDPIGPDYAGPVAAQYFNNRKLSIFGGSNEIQRGIIAKVKMGG; encoded by the coding sequence ATGGATCTGAGTTACACGGAAGAAGAGCTAGCGTTTCGCGACGAGGTGCGGGCGTTTCTGGAGGAGAAGTTGCCCAAGGACATGTCGGACAAGATCCGGCGGGGTGAGCATATCGGGAAGGAGGGTCATGAGCTGTGGCACTCCATTCTCAACGAAAAGGGCTGGCTGTCGTTCAACTGGCCAAAGGAGTTCGGCGGAGCGGAATGGAACGCCGTGCAGCGTCACATCTTTGAGGATGAATGCGCAGCCGCCTATGCCCCCCGCATCGTGCCCTTTGGCCTGTCGATGCTGGCGCCCGTGCTGCAGAAGTTCGGATCGAAGGAGCAGCAGGATCATTACCTGCCCCGCATCCTGGATGGCACGGATTGGTGGTGTCAGGGCTATTCCGAACCCGGCGCGGGGTCGGATCTGGCCTCGCTCAAGACCCGAGCCGTGCGCGATGGCGACCACTACGTGGTCAACGGACAAAAGACCTGGACCACGCTTGGCCAATATGCCGATTGGATCTTCTGCCTGGTGCGCACCGATCCGGATGCAAAGCAGCAAGAAGGCATCTCGTTTCTACTCATCGATATGAACACGCCTGGCATCGAGGTAAGGCCCATCGTCTTGCTCGATGGTACGCCCGAGGTGAACGAGGTGTTTTTCGACAACGTCCGCGTGCCGGTCGAAAACCTTGTGGGCGAAGAAAACAAGGGTTGGACCTATGCCAAGTATCTGCTGACCCATGAACGCACCGGGATTGCAGGCGTTGGGTTCAGTCGTGCAGGCCTGGATGCAGTCAAACGCGTGGCCCGCCAAGAGAGCGCCAATGGCCGTCCGCTAATCGAAAACCCGCATTTTGCGGCGCGTCTCGCGCAGGTCGAGATCGACCTGATGGCCATGTCTACCACGAACCTGCGCATCATCAGCCAGGCTGCGGCTGGACAGGCACCGGGTGTCGAAAGCTCAATGCTCAAGGTCAAGGGGACCATCATTCGGCAAGAGATCAACGATCTGGCGCGTCGGGCCGTTGGGCCATATGCGATGCCATTCGTGTCTGAGGCCGTTGAGGGGAACAACGACCCAATCGGGCCGGATTATGCCGGGCCGGTTGCGGCGCAGTATTTCAACAACCGCAAACTGTCGATCTTTGGCGGATCAAACGAGATCCAGCGCGGGATCATTGCCAAGGTCAAGATGGGGGGCTGA